The following are encoded together in the Oncorhynchus gorbuscha isolate QuinsamMale2020 ecotype Even-year linkage group LG03, OgorEven_v1.0, whole genome shotgun sequence genome:
- the LOC124032089 gene encoding rap1 GTPase-activating protein 1-like isoform X3, translating to MAQRKRSFTFGAYGGVDKTFSRARSIWKQNGGDPRISTTLDPPLFQPLLSPLPYTAPPFLKTTDLFEMIEKMQGNRMEEQRYTFPPPLKTEEDYIPYPSVHEVLGRKSGFPLILLPQFGGYWIEGNNHELGDSAEPDQIQPLSPTTHKLESNSTAKMYRKHFLGKEHLNYYSVDGTLGHLVLSMKYDEIGDQEDLRLMLRTKLETYHDVIPISCLTEFPNVVQMAKLVCEEVNVDRFYPVLYPKASRLIVNFDEHIISNNFKFGVIYQTFGQTSEEELFGNSVESPAFVEFLEFLGEKVELYDFKGFRGGLDVTHGQTGSESVYHNYRNKEVMFHVSTKLPYTEGDTQQLQRKRHIGNDIVAIVFQEESTPFVPDMIASNFLHSYVVVQVENACTGDVLYKVSVTARNDVPFFGPPLPDPAVFRKGPEFQEFLFTKLINAEYACYKAEKFAKLKERTRSALLETLYEDLHINSQAMMGLGRDEDKMENGSGGGGGFFETFKSLLVPGKSPGKHGRRGSAIGIGTVEESLIIPGKSPTRKKSGPFSSRRSSAIGIENIQEVHQKISSHSGRECLPGTQKTPDSDHASQDPKSENSSNQSSPEVLITKNMAQSIPEGHDLSRSSSNDSSFASVVEENETEATDDYDTGMESLSSSGTPHKQDSLTYSTWLEDSMSSTSTTSRGSSPGPGQLDGGKGSEIRIKLDRPKDSRSSSHTHKTQSFWEVRRAQAFTVTKDDDEDEVDPG from the exons accacagATTTATTTGAAATGATTGAGAAGATGCAG GGCAACAGAATGGAGGAGCAGCGATACACCTTTCCTCCCCCACTCAAA ACTGAAGAGGACTACATTCCTTACCCCAGTGTCCATGAG GTGTTGGGGAGAAAGAGTGGGTTCCCACTgattctgctgcctcagtttgggGGTTACTGGATCGAGGGCAACAACCATGAGCTTGGTGACAGTGCTGAGCCAGACCAGATCCAGCCTCTGTCCCCCACCACACACAAGCTGGAGAGTAACTCCACCGCCAAGATGTACAGGAAGCACTTTCTGGGCAAG GAGCACTTGAATTACTACTCAGTGGACGGAACTCTGGGACATCTGGTGTTGTCCATGAAGTATGACGAGATCGGAGACCAGGAAGACCTCCGCCTCATGCTCAG GACCAAACTGGAGACATACCATGATGTTATCCCCATATCCTGTCTCACAGAGTTCCCTAACGTGGTGCAGATGGCCAAG CTTGTCTGTGAAGAGGTGAATGTGGATCGTTTTTACCCTGTCCTTTACCCAAAA GCTTCAAGACTCATTGTCAATTTTGATGAACACATTATAAGCAACAACTTCAAGTTCGGAGTCATCTACCAGACATTTGGACAG ACATCAGAAGAAGAGCTGTTTGGGAACAGTGTTGAGAGTCCTGCCTTTGTTGAATTCCTAGAGTTTCTGGGGGAGAAGGTCGAGCTGTATGACTTCAAAGG GTTTCGTGGTGGGTTGGATGTGACCCACGGGCAGACAGGATCTGAGTCCGTCTACCACAACTACCGCAACAAGGAGGTCATGTTTCATGTGTCCACCAAGCTGCCTTACACTGAGGGGGACACACAACAG TTGCAGAGGAAGAGGCACATAGGGAATGACATTGTGGCCATAGTGTTCCAGGAGGAAAGCACTCCGTTCGTACCAGATATGATCGCCTCCAACTTCCTCCATTCCTACGTAGTGGTGCAGGTGGAGAACGCCTGCACTGGTGATGTACTGTACAAG GTGTCAGTGACGGCGAGAAATGACGTACCTTTCTTTGGACCACCCCTGCCAGACCCGGCTGTCTTTAGAAAA GGTCCAGAATTCCAGGAGTTCCTCTTCACGAAGCTCATCAATGCTGAGTATGCCTGCTATAAAGCTGAGAAATTTGCCAAACTGAAG GAGCGCACACGGTCAGCCTTACTGGAGACATTGTATGAGGACTTGCACATCAACAGCCAGGCCATGATGGGTCTGGGAAGAGATGAGGACAAGATGGAGAACGGGTCCGGAGGAGGAGGGGGCTTCTTTGAAACCTTTAAG TCATTGCTTGTCCCAGGGAAAAGTCCCGGTAAACATGGACGTCGAGGCAGTGCCATAGGGATAGGAACAGTAGAAGAG TCTCTGATCATCCCTGGGAAGAGTCCAACCAGGAAAAAGTCTGGTCCCTTTAGCTCCAGACGTAGCAGTGCCATCGGTATTGAGAATATCCAGGAAGTCCACCAGAAAAT CAGCAGCCACAGCGGTAGGGAGTGTTTACCTGGCACACAGAAGACTCCTGACAGTGACCATGCCTCTCAGGATCCCAAGTCTGAGAACTCCTCCAATCAAAGCTCACCAGAAGTGCTCATTACAAAGAACAT GGCTCAGTCTATCCCTGAGGGTCACGACCTTTCCCGCTCCTCCTCCAATGACAGCAGCTTCGCCAGTGTGGTGGAGGAGAACGAGACCGAGGCCACGGACGACTATGACACTGgcatg GAGAGCCTGTCATCATCGGGGACGCCACACAAGCAGGACTCGTTAACCTACAGCACATGGCTAGAGGACAGTATGAGCAGCACAAGCACCACCAGCCGAGGCAGCTCGCCAG GTCCTGGTCAACTTGATGGGGGTAAAGGGTCAGAGATCCGCATTAAACTGGACCGGCCAAAAGATAGTCGGTCCTCATCG CATACCCATAAGACACAATCCTTCTGGGAGGTGAGACGAGCACAGGCTTTCACCGTAACCAAGGATGACGATGAGGATGAGGTGGACCCTGGATAG
- the LOC124032089 gene encoding rap1 GTPase-activating protein 1-like isoform X2, whose protein sequence is MAQRKRSFTFGAYGGVDKTFSRARSIWKQNGGDPRISTTLDPPLFQPLLSPLPYTAPPFLKTTDLFEMIEKMQGNRMEEQRYTFPPPLKTEEDYIPYPSVHEVLGRKSGFPLILLPQFGGYWIEGNNHELGDSAEPDQIQPLSPTTHKLESNSTAKMYRKHFLGKEHLNYYSVDGTLGHLVLSMKYDEIGDQEDLRLMLRTKLETYHDVIPISCLTEFPNVVQMAKLVCEEVNVDRFYPVLYPKASRLIVNFDEHIISNNFKFGVIYQTFGQTSEEELFGNSVESPAFVEFLEFLGEKVELYDFKGFRGGLDVTHGQTGSESVYHNYRNKEVMFHVSTKLPYTEGDTQQLQRKRHIGNDIVAIVFQEESTPFVPDMIASNFLHSYVVVQVENACTGDVLYKVSVTARNDVPFFGPPLPDPAVFRKGPEFQEFLFTKLINAEYACYKAEKFAKLKERTRSALLETLYEDLHINSQAMMGLGRDEDKMENGSGGGGGFFETFKSLLVPGKSPGKHGRRGSAIGIGTVEESLIIPGKSPTRKKSGPFSSRRSSAIGIENIQEVHQKISHSGRECLPGTQKTPDSDHASQDPKSENSSNQSSPEVLITKNIFALCNNRAQSIPEGHDLSRSSSNDSSFASVVEENETEATDDYDTGMESLSSSGTPHKQDSLTYSTWLEDSMSSTSTTSRGSSPGPGQLDGGKGSEIRIKLDRPKDSRSSSHTHKTQSFWEVRRAQAFTVTKDDDEDEVDPG, encoded by the exons accacagATTTATTTGAAATGATTGAGAAGATGCAG GGCAACAGAATGGAGGAGCAGCGATACACCTTTCCTCCCCCACTCAAA ACTGAAGAGGACTACATTCCTTACCCCAGTGTCCATGAG GTGTTGGGGAGAAAGAGTGGGTTCCCACTgattctgctgcctcagtttgggGGTTACTGGATCGAGGGCAACAACCATGAGCTTGGTGACAGTGCTGAGCCAGACCAGATCCAGCCTCTGTCCCCCACCACACACAAGCTGGAGAGTAACTCCACCGCCAAGATGTACAGGAAGCACTTTCTGGGCAAG GAGCACTTGAATTACTACTCAGTGGACGGAACTCTGGGACATCTGGTGTTGTCCATGAAGTATGACGAGATCGGAGACCAGGAAGACCTCCGCCTCATGCTCAG GACCAAACTGGAGACATACCATGATGTTATCCCCATATCCTGTCTCACAGAGTTCCCTAACGTGGTGCAGATGGCCAAG CTTGTCTGTGAAGAGGTGAATGTGGATCGTTTTTACCCTGTCCTTTACCCAAAA GCTTCAAGACTCATTGTCAATTTTGATGAACACATTATAAGCAACAACTTCAAGTTCGGAGTCATCTACCAGACATTTGGACAG ACATCAGAAGAAGAGCTGTTTGGGAACAGTGTTGAGAGTCCTGCCTTTGTTGAATTCCTAGAGTTTCTGGGGGAGAAGGTCGAGCTGTATGACTTCAAAGG GTTTCGTGGTGGGTTGGATGTGACCCACGGGCAGACAGGATCTGAGTCCGTCTACCACAACTACCGCAACAAGGAGGTCATGTTTCATGTGTCCACCAAGCTGCCTTACACTGAGGGGGACACACAACAG TTGCAGAGGAAGAGGCACATAGGGAATGACATTGTGGCCATAGTGTTCCAGGAGGAAAGCACTCCGTTCGTACCAGATATGATCGCCTCCAACTTCCTCCATTCCTACGTAGTGGTGCAGGTGGAGAACGCCTGCACTGGTGATGTACTGTACAAG GTGTCAGTGACGGCGAGAAATGACGTACCTTTCTTTGGACCACCCCTGCCAGACCCGGCTGTCTTTAGAAAA GGTCCAGAATTCCAGGAGTTCCTCTTCACGAAGCTCATCAATGCTGAGTATGCCTGCTATAAAGCTGAGAAATTTGCCAAACTGAAG GAGCGCACACGGTCAGCCTTACTGGAGACATTGTATGAGGACTTGCACATCAACAGCCAGGCCATGATGGGTCTGGGAAGAGATGAGGACAAGATGGAGAACGGGTCCGGAGGAGGAGGGGGCTTCTTTGAAACCTTTAAG TCATTGCTTGTCCCAGGGAAAAGTCCCGGTAAACATGGACGTCGAGGCAGTGCCATAGGGATAGGAACAGTAGAAGAG TCTCTGATCATCCCTGGGAAGAGTCCAACCAGGAAAAAGTCTGGTCCCTTTAGCTCCAGACGTAGCAGTGCCATCGGTATTGAGAATATCCAGGAAGTCCACCAGAAAAT CAGCCACAGCGGTAGGGAGTGTTTACCTGGCACACAGAAGACTCCTGACAGTGACCATGCCTCTCAGGATCCCAAGTCTGAGAACTCCTCCAATCAAAGCTCACCAGAAGTGCTCATTACAAAGAACAT TTTTGCTCTTTGTAACAACAGGGCTCAGTCTATCCCTGAGGGTCACGACCTTTCCCGCTCCTCCTCCAATGACAGCAGCTTCGCCAGTGTGGTGGAGGAGAACGAGACCGAGGCCACGGACGACTATGACACTGgcatg GAGAGCCTGTCATCATCGGGGACGCCACACAAGCAGGACTCGTTAACCTACAGCACATGGCTAGAGGACAGTATGAGCAGCACAAGCACCACCAGCCGAGGCAGCTCGCCAG GTCCTGGTCAACTTGATGGGGGTAAAGGGTCAGAGATCCGCATTAAACTGGACCGGCCAAAAGATAGTCGGTCCTCATCG CATACCCATAAGACACAATCCTTCTGGGAGGTGAGACGAGCACAGGCTTTCACCGTAACCAAGGATGACGATGAGGATGAGGTGGACCCTGGATAG
- the LOC124032089 gene encoding rap1 GTPase-activating protein 1-like isoform X9, whose protein sequence is MEEQRYTFPPPLKTEEDYIPYPSVHEVLGRKSGFPLILLPQFGGYWIEGNNHELGDSAEPDQIQPLSPTTHKLESNSTAKMYRKHFLGKEHLNYYSVDGTLGHLVLSMKYDEIGDQEDLRLMLRTKLETYHDVIPISCLTEFPNVVQMAKLVCEEVNVDRFYPVLYPKASRLIVNFDEHIISNNFKFGVIYQTFGQTSEEELFGNSVESPAFVEFLEFLGEKVELYDFKGFRGGLDVTHGQTGSESVYHNYRNKEVMFHVSTKLPYTEGDTQQLQRKRHIGNDIVAIVFQEESTPFVPDMIASNFLHSYVVVQVENACTGDVLYKVSVTARNDVPFFGPPLPDPAVFRKGPEFQEFLFTKLINAEYACYKAEKFAKLKERTRSALLETLYEDLHINSQAMMGLGRDEDKMENGSGGGGGFFETFKSLLVPGKSPGKHGRRGSAIGIGTVEESLIIPGKSPTRKKSGPFSSRRSSAIGIENIQEVHQKISSHSGRECLPGTQKTPDSDHASQDPKSENSSNQSSPEVLITKNIFALCNNRAQSIPEGHDLSRSSSNDSSFASVVEENETEATDDYDTGMESLSSSGTPHKQDSLTYSTWLEDSMSSTSTTSRGSSPGPGQLDGGKGSEIRIKLDRPKDSRSSSHTHKTQSFWEVRRAQAFTVTKDDDEDEVDPG, encoded by the exons ATGGAGGAGCAGCGATACACCTTTCCTCCCCCACTCAAA ACTGAAGAGGACTACATTCCTTACCCCAGTGTCCATGAG GTGTTGGGGAGAAAGAGTGGGTTCCCACTgattctgctgcctcagtttgggGGTTACTGGATCGAGGGCAACAACCATGAGCTTGGTGACAGTGCTGAGCCAGACCAGATCCAGCCTCTGTCCCCCACCACACACAAGCTGGAGAGTAACTCCACCGCCAAGATGTACAGGAAGCACTTTCTGGGCAAG GAGCACTTGAATTACTACTCAGTGGACGGAACTCTGGGACATCTGGTGTTGTCCATGAAGTATGACGAGATCGGAGACCAGGAAGACCTCCGCCTCATGCTCAG GACCAAACTGGAGACATACCATGATGTTATCCCCATATCCTGTCTCACAGAGTTCCCTAACGTGGTGCAGATGGCCAAG CTTGTCTGTGAAGAGGTGAATGTGGATCGTTTTTACCCTGTCCTTTACCCAAAA GCTTCAAGACTCATTGTCAATTTTGATGAACACATTATAAGCAACAACTTCAAGTTCGGAGTCATCTACCAGACATTTGGACAG ACATCAGAAGAAGAGCTGTTTGGGAACAGTGTTGAGAGTCCTGCCTTTGTTGAATTCCTAGAGTTTCTGGGGGAGAAGGTCGAGCTGTATGACTTCAAAGG GTTTCGTGGTGGGTTGGATGTGACCCACGGGCAGACAGGATCTGAGTCCGTCTACCACAACTACCGCAACAAGGAGGTCATGTTTCATGTGTCCACCAAGCTGCCTTACACTGAGGGGGACACACAACAG TTGCAGAGGAAGAGGCACATAGGGAATGACATTGTGGCCATAGTGTTCCAGGAGGAAAGCACTCCGTTCGTACCAGATATGATCGCCTCCAACTTCCTCCATTCCTACGTAGTGGTGCAGGTGGAGAACGCCTGCACTGGTGATGTACTGTACAAG GTGTCAGTGACGGCGAGAAATGACGTACCTTTCTTTGGACCACCCCTGCCAGACCCGGCTGTCTTTAGAAAA GGTCCAGAATTCCAGGAGTTCCTCTTCACGAAGCTCATCAATGCTGAGTATGCCTGCTATAAAGCTGAGAAATTTGCCAAACTGAAG GAGCGCACACGGTCAGCCTTACTGGAGACATTGTATGAGGACTTGCACATCAACAGCCAGGCCATGATGGGTCTGGGAAGAGATGAGGACAAGATGGAGAACGGGTCCGGAGGAGGAGGGGGCTTCTTTGAAACCTTTAAG TCATTGCTTGTCCCAGGGAAAAGTCCCGGTAAACATGGACGTCGAGGCAGTGCCATAGGGATAGGAACAGTAGAAGAG TCTCTGATCATCCCTGGGAAGAGTCCAACCAGGAAAAAGTCTGGTCCCTTTAGCTCCAGACGTAGCAGTGCCATCGGTATTGAGAATATCCAGGAAGTCCACCAGAAAAT CAGCAGCCACAGCGGTAGGGAGTGTTTACCTGGCACACAGAAGACTCCTGACAGTGACCATGCCTCTCAGGATCCCAAGTCTGAGAACTCCTCCAATCAAAGCTCACCAGAAGTGCTCATTACAAAGAACAT TTTTGCTCTTTGTAACAACAGGGCTCAGTCTATCCCTGAGGGTCACGACCTTTCCCGCTCCTCCTCCAATGACAGCAGCTTCGCCAGTGTGGTGGAGGAGAACGAGACCGAGGCCACGGACGACTATGACACTGgcatg GAGAGCCTGTCATCATCGGGGACGCCACACAAGCAGGACTCGTTAACCTACAGCACATGGCTAGAGGACAGTATGAGCAGCACAAGCACCACCAGCCGAGGCAGCTCGCCAG GTCCTGGTCAACTTGATGGGGGTAAAGGGTCAGAGATCCGCATTAAACTGGACCGGCCAAAAGATAGTCGGTCCTCATCG CATACCCATAAGACACAATCCTTCTGGGAGGTGAGACGAGCACAGGCTTTCACCGTAACCAAGGATGACGATGAGGATGAGGTGGACCCTGGATAG
- the LOC124032089 gene encoding rap1 GTPase-activating protein 1-like isoform X5, whose product MAQRKRSFTFGAYGGVDKTFSRARSIWKQNGGDPRISTTLDPPLFQPLLSPLPYTAPPFLKTTDLFEMIEKMQGNRMEEQRYTFPPPLKTEEDYIPYPSVHEVLGRKSGFPLILLPQFGGYWIEGNNHELGDSAEPDQIQPLSPTTHKLESNSTAKMYRKHFLGKEHLNYYSVDGTLGHLVLSMKYDEIGDQEDLRLMLRTKLETYHDVIPISCLTEFPNVVQMAKLVCEEVNVDRFYPVLYPKASRLIVNFDEHIISNNFKFGVIYQTFGQTSEEELFGNSVESPAFVEFLEFLGEKVELYDFKGFRGGLDVTHGQTGSESVYHNYRNKEVMFHVSTKLPYTEGDTQQLQRKRHIGNDIVAIVFQEESTPFVPDMIASNFLHSYVVVQVENACTGDVLYKVSVTARNDVPFFGPPLPDPAVFRKGPEFQEFLFTKLINAEYACYKAEKFAKLKERTRSALLETLYEDLHINSQAMMGLGRDEDKMENGSGGGGGFFETFKSLIIPGKSPTRKKSGPFSSRRSSAIGIENIQEVHQKISSHSGRECLPGTQKTPDSDHASQDPKSENSSNQSSPEVLITKNIFALCNNRAQSIPEGHDLSRSSSNDSSFASVVEENETEATDDYDTGMESLSSSGTPHKQDSLTYSTWLEDSMSSTSTTSRGSSPGPGQLDGGKGSEIRIKLDRPKDSRSSSHTHKTQSFWEVRRAQAFTVTKDDDEDEVDPG is encoded by the exons accacagATTTATTTGAAATGATTGAGAAGATGCAG GGCAACAGAATGGAGGAGCAGCGATACACCTTTCCTCCCCCACTCAAA ACTGAAGAGGACTACATTCCTTACCCCAGTGTCCATGAG GTGTTGGGGAGAAAGAGTGGGTTCCCACTgattctgctgcctcagtttgggGGTTACTGGATCGAGGGCAACAACCATGAGCTTGGTGACAGTGCTGAGCCAGACCAGATCCAGCCTCTGTCCCCCACCACACACAAGCTGGAGAGTAACTCCACCGCCAAGATGTACAGGAAGCACTTTCTGGGCAAG GAGCACTTGAATTACTACTCAGTGGACGGAACTCTGGGACATCTGGTGTTGTCCATGAAGTATGACGAGATCGGAGACCAGGAAGACCTCCGCCTCATGCTCAG GACCAAACTGGAGACATACCATGATGTTATCCCCATATCCTGTCTCACAGAGTTCCCTAACGTGGTGCAGATGGCCAAG CTTGTCTGTGAAGAGGTGAATGTGGATCGTTTTTACCCTGTCCTTTACCCAAAA GCTTCAAGACTCATTGTCAATTTTGATGAACACATTATAAGCAACAACTTCAAGTTCGGAGTCATCTACCAGACATTTGGACAG ACATCAGAAGAAGAGCTGTTTGGGAACAGTGTTGAGAGTCCTGCCTTTGTTGAATTCCTAGAGTTTCTGGGGGAGAAGGTCGAGCTGTATGACTTCAAAGG GTTTCGTGGTGGGTTGGATGTGACCCACGGGCAGACAGGATCTGAGTCCGTCTACCACAACTACCGCAACAAGGAGGTCATGTTTCATGTGTCCACCAAGCTGCCTTACACTGAGGGGGACACACAACAG TTGCAGAGGAAGAGGCACATAGGGAATGACATTGTGGCCATAGTGTTCCAGGAGGAAAGCACTCCGTTCGTACCAGATATGATCGCCTCCAACTTCCTCCATTCCTACGTAGTGGTGCAGGTGGAGAACGCCTGCACTGGTGATGTACTGTACAAG GTGTCAGTGACGGCGAGAAATGACGTACCTTTCTTTGGACCACCCCTGCCAGACCCGGCTGTCTTTAGAAAA GGTCCAGAATTCCAGGAGTTCCTCTTCACGAAGCTCATCAATGCTGAGTATGCCTGCTATAAAGCTGAGAAATTTGCCAAACTGAAG GAGCGCACACGGTCAGCCTTACTGGAGACATTGTATGAGGACTTGCACATCAACAGCCAGGCCATGATGGGTCTGGGAAGAGATGAGGACAAGATGGAGAACGGGTCCGGAGGAGGAGGGGGCTTCTTTGAAACCTTTAAG TCTCTGATCATCCCTGGGAAGAGTCCAACCAGGAAAAAGTCTGGTCCCTTTAGCTCCAGACGTAGCAGTGCCATCGGTATTGAGAATATCCAGGAAGTCCACCAGAAAAT CAGCAGCCACAGCGGTAGGGAGTGTTTACCTGGCACACAGAAGACTCCTGACAGTGACCATGCCTCTCAGGATCCCAAGTCTGAGAACTCCTCCAATCAAAGCTCACCAGAAGTGCTCATTACAAAGAACAT TTTTGCTCTTTGTAACAACAGGGCTCAGTCTATCCCTGAGGGTCACGACCTTTCCCGCTCCTCCTCCAATGACAGCAGCTTCGCCAGTGTGGTGGAGGAGAACGAGACCGAGGCCACGGACGACTATGACACTGgcatg GAGAGCCTGTCATCATCGGGGACGCCACACAAGCAGGACTCGTTAACCTACAGCACATGGCTAGAGGACAGTATGAGCAGCACAAGCACCACCAGCCGAGGCAGCTCGCCAG GTCCTGGTCAACTTGATGGGGGTAAAGGGTCAGAGATCCGCATTAAACTGGACCGGCCAAAAGATAGTCGGTCCTCATCG CATACCCATAAGACACAATCCTTCTGGGAGGTGAGACGAGCACAGGCTTTCACCGTAACCAAGGATGACGATGAGGATGAGGTGGACCCTGGATAG